In the genome of Desulfuromonas sp. DDH964, one region contains:
- a CDS encoding ABC transporter permease — protein MPFVRDIFWQRLRRNRMAMAGAVIVAAMFLLALLAPVAGYDPGAIDIARRLEGPGLQHWLGTDDLGRDVLARILYGARISLLVGFVAVGIATLIGIVIGAVAGFYGRWTDAVVMRFVDIMLCFPTFFLILAVIAFLEPSIWNIMVIIGLTGWMGVARLVRAEFLSLRERDFVVAARAMGASDARIIFRHILPSALSPVLVSATLGVAGAILTESALSFLGIGVQPPTPSWGNMLIAGKQTLGTAWWLSAFPGFAILLTVLGYNLLGEGIRDALDPRIRD, from the coding sequence ATGCCCTTTGTTCGTGATATCTTCTGGCAGCGGTTGCGGCGCAACCGCATGGCAATGGCCGGCGCGGTGATCGTTGCCGCGATGTTCCTGCTGGCGCTGCTGGCGCCGGTGGCGGGCTACGATCCCGGCGCCATTGATATTGCCCGGCGCCTGGAAGGGCCCGGGTTGCAGCACTGGCTGGGGACGGACGACCTTGGCCGCGATGTTCTGGCGCGGATCCTCTACGGGGCGCGGATCTCGCTGCTGGTCGGTTTCGTCGCCGTCGGCATCGCTACCCTGATCGGCATCGTCATCGGCGCCGTCGCCGGCTTCTACGGGCGCTGGACCGACGCGGTGGTGATGCGCTTCGTCGATATCATGCTCTGCTTCCCGACCTTTTTCCTGATCCTCGCCGTCATCGCTTTCCTGGAACCCTCGATCTGGAACATCATGGTGATCATCGGCCTCACCGGCTGGATGGGGGTGGCGCGCCTGGTCCGGGCCGAATTCCTCTCCCTGCGGGAACGGGACTTTGTCGTCGCCGCCCGCGCCATGGGCGCTTCCGACGCCCGCATCATCTTTCGCCATATCCTGCCGAGCGCCCTGTCGCCGGTCCTGGTCTCGGCCACCCTCGGGGTCGCCGGCGCGATCCTGACCGAAAGCGCGCTCTCCTTTCTCGGCATCGGTGTGCAGCCGCCGACCCCCTCCTGGGGAAATATGCTGATTGCCGGCAAGCAAACCCTCGGCACCGCCTGGTGGCTCTCGGCTTTTCCCGGCTTTGCCATCCTCCTCACCGTCCTCGGCTACAACCTGCTCGGGGAGGGGATTCGTGACGCCCTCGACCCGCGCATCCGCGACTGA
- a CDS encoding OmpA family protein, with translation MNKCLLLALAGLLTGLVVSNAEAAVRPHAFTLDLGAGGYFFESQQNIEDAPFFTLGLGYNLGTHWAIEGTAGYLTTQLKDDENFDLNAYIGRLDLIRHFGPDNAFVPYVAIGLGGLVFDPERNRAPVDKDGFLDWGLGFKLALSDNIALRADARHYFTVENESLDGSEYNNFSATAGLQFQFGGGVETAGVIDQDRDGVIDSVDRCQGSAAGTAVDAFGCPEDSDRDGVYDQDDKCPGTLAGTSVDASGCAADSDGDSVIDDQDQCPDTPAGTEVDAVGCPLPVPTLLDSDRDGVADSADKCPGTPSEVPVNSVGCPRDSDGDLVFDIDDKCPGTPAGVSVDSDGCPVPQPEKASLDLAIEFGTDSAAISAANNPELEKAAAFINAHPGVRIIIEGHTDDVGSASYNQQLSLRRAGSVRTALVERYGVPSDRVIARGYGETRPVADNATPEGRLANRRVVVRIEE, from the coding sequence ATGAATAAGTGTCTGTTGCTTGCTCTTGCCGGGCTGTTGACGGGCCTTGTCGTCAGCAATGCCGAGGCCGCGGTCCGCCCCCATGCCTTCACCCTCGATCTCGGCGCTGGCGGCTATTTCTTCGAAAGCCAGCAGAATATCGAAGATGCTCCCTTCTTCACCCTCGGACTTGGTTACAACCTCGGAACCCACTGGGCCATCGAGGGGACCGCCGGGTACCTAACGACGCAACTGAAGGACGACGAGAACTTCGATCTCAACGCCTACATCGGGCGTCTCGATCTGATCCGGCATTTCGGACCGGACAACGCCTTTGTCCCCTATGTGGCGATCGGTCTCGGCGGGCTGGTCTTCGACCCGGAGCGGAACCGTGCCCCTGTTGATAAGGACGGCTTCCTCGACTGGGGGCTCGGCTTCAAGCTGGCCCTGAGCGACAATATCGCCCTGCGCGCCGATGCCCGCCACTACTTCACGGTCGAGAATGAATCGTTGGATGGGTCGGAATACAATAACTTCTCGGCGACCGCAGGTCTCCAGTTCCAGTTCGGCGGCGGTGTCGAAACCGCCGGCGTCATCGACCAGGATCGCGACGGCGTTATCGACAGTGTCGACCGCTGCCAGGGGAGTGCCGCCGGTACGGCCGTCGATGCTTTTGGCTGCCCCGAAGACAGCGACCGCGACGGCGTTTATGACCAGGACGACAAGTGCCCCGGGACCCTGGCCGGGACAAGTGTCGATGCCAGCGGCTGTGCCGCCGACAGCGACGGTGACTCGGTCATCGACGACCAGGACCAGTGCCCGGATACACCGGCCGGTACTGAGGTGGATGCGGTGGGCTGCCCGCTGCCGGTACCGACCCTTCTCGACAGCGACCGGGACGGCGTGGCCGACAGCGCCGACAAGTGCCCCGGAACGCCCTCTGAAGTACCGGTCAACAGCGTCGGCTGCCCGCGCGACAGCGACGGTGACCTGGTCTTCGACATCGACGACAAGTGCCCCGGAACCCCGGCCGGCGTCTCCGTCGACAGCGACGGCTGCCCGGTTCCGCAACCGGAAAAGGCCTCCCTCGATCTGGCAATCGAGTTCGGCACCGACAGTGCGGCGATCTCGGCGGCTAATAACCCCGAACTGGAGAAAGCTGCGGCTTTTATCAATGCCCACCCGGGAGTGCGCATCATCATCGAGGGGCATACCGACGATGTCGGTTCCGCTTCCTACAACCAGCAGCTGAGCCTGCGTCGCGCTGGCAGTGTCCGCACTGCCCTGGTCGAACGCTATGGCGTTCCGTCCGACCGGGTCATCGCCCGCGGCTACGGTGAAACGCGGCCGGTGGCGGACAATGCTACTCCTGAAGGGCGCCTCGCCAACCGGCGGGTGGTGGTGAGGATTGAGGAATGA
- the galE gene encoding UDP-glucose 4-epimerase GalE, producing MAVDTRHLQNSASRIFVTGGAGYIGSHVVKALGEAGYTVCSYDNLSTGNRRAIFCGELVVGELADREQLRSALADFQPDAVMHFAASIEVGESMRAPLKYYRNNTANALQLLELLRELEIGRFIFSSTAAVYGTPERIPVAEDAPLLPINPYGASKMMSERLLSDLTAADPGFRRIALRYFNVAGADPHARIGQDYRNPTHLITRALKTALGLFPRLEIFGTDYPTADGTCIRDYIHVDDIAAAHLVALEALLAGHPGGVFNCGYGRGYSVFEVVEMARRVSGIDFPVVTAPRREGDPAALVADSTLIRRELGWKPRHDELEFILRSAWEWEKKLRDGE from the coding sequence ATGGCAGTTGACACTAGGCACTTGCAAAACTCCGCATCGCGGATTTTTGTCACCGGCGGTGCCGGCTACATCGGCAGCCACGTCGTCAAGGCGCTGGGGGAGGCCGGGTACACGGTCTGCAGCTACGACAACCTCTCGACCGGCAACCGGCGGGCGATCTTCTGCGGCGAGCTGGTGGTGGGGGAGCTGGCCGACCGCGAACAGCTGCGCTCGGCGCTCGCTGACTTTCAGCCCGACGCGGTGATGCATTTTGCCGCCTCCATCGAGGTCGGCGAGAGCATGCGCGCCCCTCTCAAGTACTACCGCAACAACACCGCCAACGCCCTGCAACTGCTTGAACTGCTGCGCGAACTGGAGATCGGCCGCTTCATCTTCTCCTCAACGGCGGCGGTCTACGGCACCCCGGAACGGATTCCGGTCGCTGAAGACGCGCCCCTGCTGCCGATCAACCCCTACGGCGCCAGCAAGATGATGAGCGAACGGCTCCTCAGCGACCTCACCGCCGCCGACCCCGGGTTTCGCCGCATCGCTTTGCGCTACTTCAATGTCGCTGGCGCCGATCCCCATGCCCGCATCGGCCAGGATTACCGCAACCCGACCCACCTCATCACCCGGGCGCTGAAGACCGCCCTCGGCCTCTTTCCGCGGCTGGAGATCTTCGGCACCGATTACCCGACCGCCGATGGCACCTGCATCCGCGACTACATCCATGTCGACGATATTGCCGCTGCTCACCTCGTCGCCCTTGAGGCGCTCCTCGCCGGGCATCCCGGGGGAGTCTTCAACTGCGGTTACGGGCGCGGCTACTCGGTCTTCGAAGTGGTGGAGATGGCACGCCGGGTCAGCGGCATCGACTTTCCCGTCGTCACCGCGCCGCGCCGGGAGGGCGATCCCGCGGCGCTGGTCGCCGATTCAACCCTGATCCGTCGGGAACTCGGCTGGAAACCCCGCCATGACGAACTCGAGTTCATCCTGCGCAGCGCCTGGGAGTGGGAGAAGAAGTTGCGTGATGGAGAATGA
- a CDS encoding UDP-glucose dehydrogenase family protein yields MQLTVIGTGYVGLVTGTCFAEMGNFVTCVDVDVRKVERLQQGEIPIYEPGLEPLVRSNVEAGRLQFTTSLAAAMAEANVYFIAVGTPPGEDGSADLQYVLAVAREIGRNLAGYAVIVDKSTVPVGTADKVRAAIREELERRGVAIDFDVVSNPEFLKEGAAVEDFMRPDRIVVGTDSKAAREIMHTLYADFSRNHDRILFMGVRDAEMTKYAANAMLATKISFMNEVAALCDRYEVDVEQVRLGIGSDSRIGYSFIYPGCGYGGSCFPKDVKALIHMAEASALEPMVLGAVHRRNEAQKDVLFAKISDRCGSDLSGLNFGLWGLAFKPGTDDMREAPAVVLLHQLIGAGAKVRAYDPEAREVAREELPAAWFESGALTLAEHQYDALTGCDAMILVTEWKPFRHPDFAAIKRLLKNPLIFDGRNQYDPKKLKEEGFEYFGIGRRN; encoded by the coding sequence ATGCAACTTACTGTCATCGGAACCGGCTACGTCGGCCTGGTTACCGGCACCTGTTTCGCCGAAATGGGCAACTTCGTCACCTGCGTCGATGTCGATGTTCGCAAGGTCGAGCGTCTCCAGCAGGGAGAGATCCCGATCTACGAACCGGGGTTGGAGCCGCTGGTCCGCTCCAACGTCGAGGCGGGGCGGCTGCAGTTCACCACCAGCCTCGCCGCGGCGATGGCCGAAGCCAACGTCTACTTTATCGCCGTTGGCACGCCGCCCGGCGAGGACGGCTCGGCCGACCTCCAGTACGTGCTGGCGGTGGCCCGGGAGATCGGGCGGAACCTCGCGGGTTATGCGGTGATCGTCGACAAGTCGACGGTGCCGGTCGGGACCGCTGACAAGGTTCGCGCAGCGATCCGCGAGGAGCTGGAACGGCGCGGCGTCGCTATCGACTTCGATGTCGTCAGCAACCCCGAGTTCCTCAAGGAAGGGGCGGCGGTAGAGGACTTCATGCGTCCCGATCGCATCGTTGTCGGCACCGACTCGAAGGCGGCGCGGGAGATCATGCACACCCTCTACGCCGACTTCTCCCGCAACCACGACCGCATCCTCTTCATGGGGGTGCGCGACGCCGAAATGACCAAGTATGCCGCCAACGCCATGCTCGCCACCAAGATCTCCTTCATGAACGAGGTCGCTGCCCTCTGCGATCGCTACGAGGTCGACGTCGAGCAGGTGCGCCTCGGCATCGGCTCGGACAGCCGCATCGGCTACTCCTTCATCTATCCCGGCTGCGGCTATGGCGGCTCCTGTTTTCCCAAGGACGTCAAGGCGCTGATCCACATGGCGGAAGCCTCGGCCCTCGAACCGATGGTTCTCGGCGCTGTCCACCGCCGCAACGAGGCGCAGAAGGATGTCCTTTTCGCCAAGATCAGTGACCGCTGCGGCAGCGACCTCTCCGGTCTCAACTTCGGGCTCTGGGGCCTCGCCTTCAAGCCGGGGACCGATGACATGCGCGAGGCGCCGGCGGTGGTCCTCCTCCACCAGCTGATCGGTGCCGGCGCCAAGGTGCGCGCCTACGATCCCGAGGCCCGCGAAGTCGCCCGCGAGGAGCTCCCCGCGGCCTGGTTCGAGAGTGGGGCGCTGACCCTGGCGGAACACCAGTACGACGCTCTTACGGGATGTGATGCGATGATTCTGGTGACCGAGTGGAAGCCCTTCCGCCACCCCGACTTCGCTGCGATCAAGCGCCTGCTGAAGAACCCGCTGATCTTTGACGGGCGCAATCAGTATGACCCGAAGAAGCTGAAAGAGGAAGGGTTTGAGTATTTCGGCATTGGCCGAAGGAACTGA